The following coding sequences are from one Geothrix sp. window:
- a CDS encoding YceI family protein, which yields MRFRFLLPALLLAAPLLAQTRVFRVDDNHTVLGFKASTLLFDVPGRFTRFKADIQGDPATLEGASIRLDIDARSINTANGKRDEHLRSDDFFDAAKYPKITFTSKEVRRDGDRVLVRGTLAMHGVTRDLELPFLAAEGMNGADVRTWSYRATLPLDRLDYGVGADSVAAKISLKRQVELDLLLVGFFEAPPAKAPAAKKAPASKK from the coding sequence ATGCGCTTCCGCTTCCTCCTGCCGGCCCTGCTGCTGGCGGCTCCCCTCTTGGCCCAGACCCGGGTCTTCCGCGTGGACGACAACCACACGGTGCTCGGCTTCAAGGCCTCGACCCTGCTCTTCGACGTGCCGGGCCGCTTCACGCGCTTCAAGGCCGACATCCAGGGCGACCCCGCCACCCTGGAAGGCGCCAGCATCCGCCTCGACATCGACGCCCGCTCCATCAACACCGCCAACGGCAAGCGCGACGAGCACTTGCGGAGCGACGACTTCTTCGATGCGGCCAAGTACCCCAAGATCACCTTCACCTCGAAGGAGGTGCGCCGGGACGGTGACCGCGTGCTCGTGCGGGGCACCCTCGCCATGCACGGCGTGACCCGGGACCTGGAGCTCCCCTTCCTGGCCGCGGAGGGGATGAATGGCGCCGATGTCCGCACCTGGTCCTACCGGGCCACCCTGCCCCTGGACCGACTCGACTACGGCGTGGGCGCCGACAGCGTGGCCGCCAAGATCAGCCTGAAGCGCCAGGTGGAGCTGGACCTCCTGCTGGTGGGCTTCTTCGAGGCGCCACCGGCCAAGGCGCCCGCAGCGAAGAAGGCCCCCGCCAGCAAGAAGTAG
- a CDS encoding HvfC/BufC family peptide modification chaperone codes for MPESRTLRLQRAMATLVLDADEAALEADPGRAARRHDLPGDDQRAFREQGEALLTYRELVRMSLLEPLETMFPVLKALLESAERWDACVQAFLDARTVRSGHYRDIAPAFLGWLAATGWGQERWPFLLELAHAELLEVLVARYPDSDPPGSIHAEPAPEDVIVLDAATQIVSYGHAVHRTTEAAPIPEAKPTSLIAFRNAEGETRLMELTPATAALLVRARTRPLAEAAAALGIPELEPVLALLRDLRRDGAIAGFQTPL; via the coding sequence ATGCCTGAGTCCCGCACCCTCCGCCTCCAGCGGGCCATGGCCACCCTGGTCCTGGATGCCGACGAGGCCGCCCTCGAGGCGGATCCGGGCCGCGCCGCCCGCCGCCACGACCTTCCGGGCGACGACCAGCGCGCCTTCCGCGAGCAGGGCGAAGCCTTGCTCACCTACCGCGAGCTGGTCCGCATGAGCCTGCTCGAGCCCCTGGAGACCATGTTCCCGGTGCTGAAGGCGCTGCTGGAATCAGCCGAACGCTGGGACGCCTGCGTGCAGGCCTTCCTGGATGCCCGGACGGTGCGGAGCGGCCACTACCGCGACATCGCCCCGGCCTTCCTGGGCTGGCTGGCCGCCACGGGCTGGGGCCAGGAGCGCTGGCCCTTCCTGCTGGAGCTGGCCCATGCCGAGCTTCTCGAAGTGCTGGTGGCCCGGTACCCCGACTCGGATCCCCCCGGCAGCATCCACGCAGAGCCCGCGCCGGAGGATGTCATCGTCCTGGATGCGGCCACCCAGATCGTGTCCTATGGTCATGCCGTCCACCGCACCACGGAGGCCGCGCCCATCCCCGAGGCGAAGCCCACGAGCCTCATCGCCTTCCGGAATGCGGAAGGCGAGACCCGGCTCATGGAGCTGACGCCCGCCACCGCCGCCCTGCTGGTGCGGGCCCGGACCCGGCCCCTGGCTGAGGCCGCCGCCGCCCTGGGCATTCCAGAACTCGAACCCGTCCTGGCTCTGCTCCGGGATCTCCGCCGCGATGGCGCCATCGCGGGCTTCCAAACCCCCCTCTGA
- a CDS encoding RNA polymerase sigma factor: MSEAPHTESELIERAAAGDSDAFGALVTPHLSLFHNGIRRILGNTADTQDALQDALMSIHRDLPKFEGRSRFSSWGYKVCLNAALMVRRSRVRIHDMERPEPLALGPFDERGHHTETERLPEWQVEAQAHALVERQEMRECLTRALDELPDSHRIVFVLKDLEDWETDDIARHLQLTPGTVRQRLHRSRVLLQARLRAHVLGGRP; this comes from the coding sequence ATGTCGGAAGCTCCCCACACGGAATCGGAACTGATCGAGCGGGCCGCCGCGGGCGACTCGGATGCCTTCGGCGCGCTCGTCACGCCCCACCTGTCCCTCTTCCACAACGGGATCCGCCGCATCCTGGGCAACACGGCCGACACCCAGGATGCGCTCCAGGACGCCCTCATGAGCATCCACCGCGACCTGCCGAAGTTCGAAGGACGCAGCCGGTTCAGCAGCTGGGGCTACAAGGTCTGCCTGAACGCGGCGCTGATGGTGCGCCGGAGCCGGGTGCGCATCCACGACATGGAGCGCCCGGAGCCGCTGGCCCTGGGCCCCTTTGACGAGCGGGGCCACCACACCGAGACCGAGCGCCTGCCGGAGTGGCAGGTGGAGGCCCAGGCCCACGCGCTGGTGGAGCGGCAGGAGATGCGCGAGTGCCTGACCCGGGCCCTGGACGAGCTGCCGGACTCGCACCGGATCGTGTTCGTGCTGAAGGACCTGGAGGACTGGGAGACGGACGACATCGCCCGGCACCTCCAGCTGACCCCCGGCACGGTCCGCCAGCGCCTCCACCGTTCCCGGGTGCTGCTGCAGGCCCGGCTCCGTGCCCACGTCCTGGGAGGCCGCCCATGA
- a CDS encoding metallophosphoesterase produces the protein MSFLIALVIILLVQWLHLRLLRLEMPRRTLPWLPWILVALHLPLILFAVMRAVGVSGPGTLPLLRSLARMGFYFQAFTVLHLIISMVADMGWRLSRLGRPQNPEVEEDTPEDAGRRAFLRTAALTSTGAALAVGVAGARQAYGDPEITRKTLAFPDLPPGLEGLRIAHLSDLHAGPLVSLGTLRRWRDLTEREGPELLLFTGDLVDSRPEELAPLLEAFEGFRPPLGRFAVLGNHDFFDDPRPIRRDLEAAGIRCLENRAALVQRGGSTLALLGLQDPMARNGRFRRLVFGPGPRPAEAARDLPAEAFRICMNHRPSEWEQALAAGARLTLSGHTHGGQINPIPGWSSANLIGPRTAGLYREGEDLLYVSRGLGVVGLPIRIAAAPEIAIFTLKRG, from the coding sequence ATGTCCTTCCTCATCGCGCTCGTCATCATCCTCCTGGTCCAGTGGCTGCATTTGCGGCTGCTGCGCCTGGAGATGCCCAGGCGCACCCTGCCCTGGCTGCCCTGGATCCTGGTGGCCCTGCATCTCCCCCTGATCCTCTTCGCGGTGATGCGCGCCGTAGGCGTCAGCGGGCCCGGCACCCTGCCCCTGCTGCGCTCCCTGGCCCGGATGGGGTTCTACTTCCAGGCCTTCACCGTCCTGCATCTGATCATCAGCATGGTGGCCGACATGGGCTGGCGGCTCAGCCGCCTCGGCCGGCCCCAGAACCCGGAGGTCGAGGAGGACACGCCGGAGGACGCTGGGCGCCGGGCCTTCCTGCGCACGGCCGCCCTGACCAGCACCGGAGCCGCCCTCGCCGTGGGCGTGGCCGGCGCCCGGCAGGCCTACGGGGATCCGGAGATCACGCGGAAGACGCTGGCCTTCCCCGACCTCCCTCCGGGTTTGGAGGGACTCAGGATCGCCCACCTGAGCGACCTCCATGCGGGCCCCCTCGTGAGCCTGGGGACGCTGCGCCGCTGGCGGGACCTCACCGAGCGGGAAGGGCCGGAGCTCCTGCTCTTCACGGGGGATCTCGTGGACAGCCGACCGGAGGAACTGGCGCCGCTACTCGAGGCCTTCGAGGGCTTCCGGCCGCCCCTGGGCCGCTTCGCAGTGCTGGGCAACCATGACTTCTTCGATGATCCCCGCCCCATCCGGCGGGACCTGGAAGCCGCTGGCATCCGCTGCCTGGAAAACAGGGCGGCCCTGGTCCAGCGGGGCGGCTCGACCCTGGCCCTGCTGGGTCTGCAGGATCCCATGGCGCGGAACGGACGCTTCCGCCGCCTGGTCTTCGGTCCGGGCCCCCGGCCCGCCGAGGCGGCGCGGGACCTGCCCGCGGAAGCCTTCCGCATCTGCATGAACCACCGGCCCAGCGAATGGGAGCAGGCCCTGGCCGCCGGGGCGCGGCTCACCCTCTCCGGCCATACCCACGGTGGCCAGATCAATCCCATCCCGGGCTGGAGCAGCGCAAACCTCATCGGCCCCCGCACCGCCGGCCTCTACCGTGAAGGGGAGGATCTGCTCTACGTCAGCCGCGGCCTCGGCGTGGTGGGCCTGCCCATCCGCATCGCCGCCGCACCGGAGATCGCAATCTTCACGCTGAAGCGGGGCTAG